In the genome of Cutibacterium equinum, one region contains:
- a CDS encoding MBL fold metallo-hydrolase: MRITHLGHSCILVEAAGQRILVDPGNFSQSWHGLTDLDAILVTHRHPDHVDPEHIGALVDANSGAVVRAEEGACHEVPALDADPIAPGDVVQLGEVRIEAVGGRHAIIHRDLDPIGNVGYLIGEGLGTILFHPGDELDETPRGVDVLACPAHGPWAAMKETLDFARSVGARHGFLIHEGLLNERGWQLSFDRHQEMVATTFHDLRGGQPWDVPED; encoded by the coding sequence ATGAGAATCACGCATCTGGGACACTCCTGCATCCTCGTCGAAGCAGCCGGGCAGCGGATCCTCGTTGACCCCGGTAATTTCAGCCAGTCCTGGCACGGGCTGACCGACCTGGACGCGATCCTCGTCACCCATCGCCACCCGGATCACGTCGATCCCGAGCACATCGGCGCTTTGGTCGACGCCAACTCTGGGGCTGTCGTGCGCGCTGAGGAGGGAGCCTGCCATGAGGTTCCTGCCCTTGACGCCGACCCCATTGCCCCGGGTGACGTCGTACAGCTCGGTGAGGTGAGGATCGAGGCTGTGGGTGGCCGTCACGCCATCATCCATCGGGATCTGGATCCGATCGGCAATGTCGGCTATCTCATCGGTGAGGGACTCGGTACCATCCTCTTCCATCCTGGAGACGAGCTGGACGAGACTCCACGCGGAGTTGACGTGCTGGCGTGCCCAGCCCATGGTCCGTGGGCGGCCATGAAGGAGACCCTCGACTTCGCACGATCCGTGGGTGCCCGTCATGGGTTCCTCATCCACGAGGGCCTGCTCAACGAGCGAGGTTGGCAGTTGTCCTTCGACCGTCACCAGGAGATGGTTGCGACCACGTTCCACGATCTACGAGGCGGCCAGCCCTGGGACGTTCCCGAGGACTGA